One Hemibagrus wyckioides isolate EC202008001 linkage group LG07, SWU_Hwy_1.0, whole genome shotgun sequence DNA segment encodes these proteins:
- the myadma gene encoding myeloid-associated differentiation marker homolog, whose protein sequence is MPLVVLQTSRVMWARLAALVFTCVTFSVAAHGTHLSGGMYDWCMFCWVFSFIGTLLVLIVELLNLQSRTPVSWTNFPITLACYAGLLCLSASIIFPLYFIKGSTYSSEARDYRIVSTVFSCLATVAYLVEVSLTRARPGEVAAYMATVPGLLKVCETFVASVIFVFISNPVSYDQHPALKWCMAVYCICFIISAAIVVMCVGECTGFLPFPFARFLSAYALLAVVMYLSATIIWPVFKFDSKYNSQSRRPSSCSQSQSPCDWDKLVIIAVLTGLNFLIYLADLVYSARLVFVRA, encoded by the coding sequence ATGCCTTTGGTTGTGCTGCAGACCTCGCGCGTGATGTGGGCCCGCCTGGCTGCGCTGGTGTTCACATGCGTGACGTTCAGCGTGGCTGCTCACGGCACGCATTTGAGTGGCGGCATGTATGACTGGTGCATGTTCTGCTGGGTGTTCAGCTTCATCGGCACGCTGTTGGTGCTGATTGTGGAGCTCCTGAACCTCCAGTCGCGTACGCCTGTCTCGTGGACCAACTTTCCCATCACGCTGGCGTGCTATGCAGGTCTGCTGTGCCTCTCGGCTTCCATCATCTTCCCACTGTACTTCATTAAGGGCAGTACCTATAGCTCTGAGGCACGTGACTACAGAATCGTCAGTACAGTTTTCTCCTGCCTGGCCACGGTGGCATACCTAGTGGAAGTGAGCCTGACGCGGGCACGGCCTGGTGAAGTTGCCGCCTACATGGCAACGGTGCCTGGCCTCCTGAAGGTCTGTGAGACATTTGTAGCCAGcgttatttttgtgtttatcaGTAATCCTGTGTCGTACGATCAACATCCAGCGTTGAAGTGGTGCATGGCTGTGTACTGTATCTGCTTCATCATATCCGCTGCCATCGTGGTGATGTGCGTTGGAGAATGTACCGGCTTCCTTCCGTTCCCGTTTGCCCGTTTCCTCTCCGCTTACGCCCTATTGGCTGTCGTGATGTACCTCAGTGCTACCATCATCTGGCCCGTGTTTAAGTTCGACAGTAAATATAACAGTCAGTCTCGGAGGCCTAGTTCCTGCAGTCAGTCTCAGAGTCCCTGCGATTGGGATAAACTGGTGATCATAGCCGTTCTGACAGGCCTTAACTTTCTGATCTACCTGGCAGATCTGGTGTACTCTGCACGACTCGTGTTTGTCCGTGCTTGA